CTGGTTAAACGACTGCTTCCGGCCAATTGATGTCAGCTAGCTGTGGTCGGTATGCCGGAATCTTAGTGAAGGGGGGAGAATCATACTAACATCCCTCCTGATAAAATTAGATTGTAATATGTTTCGTCATTAAATTGTATTGTTTCTTGTCCCTGGAATTTTTGGATAGAACCAAAAAGAGTATTGGAATAAAAGAAACCCGAAGATTTATTTTCTCGAGGCCCTCTAATAGGATAGAGTTCATCTGCAAGGCCTTGATTTTTCATTGATAAAGCTTTCATTTTGCGAATGGTTATTTCATCAATTCTATCATTGGTTGCACCGCCTTGATACTGCATAACCCATATGGGGAATTTTTTAAATGAAATAATTACTTGCCCGTAAATATTCCTCCCCTCCGTAAAGTAATTTCTATAGGTATAGCCACCATCATTATATTCAATGACTTTCATATCCCCCCCTGTTAATGAATTTATAATTACATTTTCAGGGTTTCTATAAAGAAAACGATTTGCTTTTATTAAAAACTCTTCCATTTACACTCTCGAAATTTTAATCTCATGCAGATAATAAGTCCTTAGAATTGTCAATGTATTAAAAAGGTATGAAATTTAAAAATACTTAGCATTCATAAAAGTTGTTTTATAAATATGTCGGAAT
This is a stretch of genomic DNA from Rahnella aceris. It encodes these proteins:
- a CDS encoding DUF5680 domain-containing protein, encoding MEEFLIKANRFLYRNPENVIINSLTGGDMKVIEYNDGGYTYRNYFTEGRNIYGQVIISFKKFPIWVMQYQGGATNDRIDEITIRKMKALSMKNQGLADELYPIRGPRENKSSGFFYSNTLFGSIQKFQGQETIQFNDETYYNLILSGGMLV